A window from Methanobacterium sp. encodes these proteins:
- a CDS encoding P-II family nitrogen regulator has product MKEIIAIIRPEKLESVKTALEEIECHGLTVTEVKGRGRQLGITESYRGRDYRIDLLPKTRLEIIVKDEDAEKVIQTIVKTAKTGDIGDGKIFISPVEDVVRIRTGERGEGAV; this is encoded by the coding sequence ATGAAAGAAATAATTGCCATAATTAGACCAGAAAAGTTAGAAAGTGTTAAAACAGCTCTTGAAGAAATTGAATGCCACGGGTTAACGGTTACTGAAGTAAAAGGACGCGGAAGACAGCTTGGAATAACAGAAAGTTACAGAGGGCGTGACTACAGAATAGATCTTTTACCAAAAACAAGACTGGAAATCATCGTTAAAGACGAAGATGCTGAAAAAGTTATTCAAACCATCGTTAAAACAGCGAAAACTGGAGATATTGGGGATGGTAAAATATTCATATCACCAGTAGAAGACGTTGTAAGAATAAGAACTGGTGAAAGAGGGGAAGGAGCTGTATAA
- a CDS encoding ammonium transporter, protein MVTAEIFKDVTTIPNIVDGLTVIANASDVFFLVVFGALVFMMQWGFLMLESGQVRKKNVNNVMMKNVADWLIGGVSWLFVGYILTTSLDIGSFIEWWGRIFGTATFIENNGIELAGWFFGLVFAATAATIASGGVAERMKLKSYIIASAITTGLLYPLFVYLGPWGAEIIPFTDYAGSLNVHALGGFLALGLIIALGPRIGRFVNGKPIPMPGHSIPMAMSGAFILAVGWYGFNVGSSLALNEISGLVAATTTLSMAGGGLGALLASKKDVLFTPNGLVAGLVAICAGTNIVSPIGALIIGILAGIQVPLVFKLMEKWGIDDVCGVVSVHGTAGVLGAVLAGVFGMTALGGTGDVNLINQIIAVVVVIAYGLGFGLILGKVVGFFTGGIRVSEEEEKMGLDLAEHNLSAYPEEERT, encoded by the coding sequence ATGGTTACAGCAGAAATTTTTAAAGACGTAACTACTATACCCAATATTGTGGATGGTTTAACTGTTATTGCAAATGCTAGTGATGTCTTCTTTTTAGTAGTGTTCGGTGCCCTTGTATTCATGATGCAATGGGGATTCTTGATGCTTGAAAGCGGACAGGTGAGGAAAAAAAATGTGAACAACGTTATGATGAAAAACGTTGCAGACTGGCTTATTGGTGGTGTATCCTGGCTATTTGTAGGATATATTTTAACAACGTCATTGGACATAGGTTCATTTATCGAATGGTGGGGTCGAATATTTGGAACAGCGACTTTCATTGAAAATAATGGAATTGAACTAGCCGGATGGTTCTTTGGACTGGTATTTGCAGCAACAGCAGCTACCATAGCATCTGGCGGTGTTGCAGAAAGAATGAAACTTAAATCATATATTATAGCATCAGCCATAACAACAGGTCTTTTGTACCCATTATTTGTCTATCTTGGACCATGGGGTGCAGAAATAATTCCATTCACTGATTATGCAGGTAGTCTTAACGTCCACGCCCTTGGAGGATTCCTGGCACTTGGATTGATAATAGCACTTGGACCAAGGATCGGTAGATTTGTAAATGGTAAGCCAATTCCAATGCCTGGTCACAGCATACCAATGGCCATGTCTGGTGCATTTATACTGGCAGTAGGATGGTATGGTTTTAATGTAGGTAGTTCACTGGCATTAAATGAAATATCCGGCCTTGTGGCTGCTACTACAACACTTTCCATGGCAGGAGGAGGTTTAGGTGCACTATTAGCATCAAAGAAAGATGTTCTATTTACACCTAACGGTTTAGTTGCAGGATTAGTTGCTATCTGTGCGGGTACAAATATAGTAAGCCCCATAGGTGCTCTTATAATCGGTATTTTAGCAGGTATACAGGTGCCATTAGTCTTCAAATTAATGGAAAAATGGGGAATTGACGATGTGTGTGGTGTAGTTTCTGTTCACGGAACTGCAGGAGTACTTGGAGCAGTTCTTGCAGGTGTCTTTGGTATGACAGCTTTAGGAGGAACTGGTGATGTAAACCTTATAAATCAGATAATCGCAGTCGTAGTAGTCATTGCTTATGGATTAGGATTTGGATTAATCTTAGGAAAAGTAGTTGGTTTCTTCACAGGCGGTATAAGAGTCTCAGAAGAGGAAGAAAAAATGGGATTGGATTTAGCAGAACACAATCTCTCAGCATACCCTGAAGAAGAAAGAACATAA
- a CDS encoding DEAD/DEAH box helicase codes for MDSRLQRFIVNRLKWKDLTPIQKATIPHFREQKDILVIAPTASGKTESVFIPIFDDILKNSLKPMSVLYVSPLKALINDMHQRIEFWSDQFDLSVMKWHGDVPSSNKASFIKKPADILLITPESLEVILMNKSNDTKNAIFKNLKYVIVDEIHYFADSDRGIQLNSIVNSRIKEYSNNNISKIGLSATVGNPETVLNWLTFNENAEIVTDKSERKFQYKVIYGDDPKIYQVISKYLDKKILFFVHSRKEAEKYHNLFKKHLKIKNIFIHHSSIHKDSREESEEKFKQFKNGLMISTSTLELGIDIGNIDIVLQKNPPSNVSSFLQKVGRSGRRSKVQRTIILCDDEKEVIKSLAEISLAGEKKLENIKIPEKPKDIYFHQILSTIFEYGRIKKKNLFFILKNSYVFSNIQKEEYKDFIKDLVEKEFIEEKGPYLSLGYNFEKEFGKRNFLEFYSVFWPSYEFTVQEGLRTIGSLDSFFVVNFLKEGSNFVLCGEVWAVDKIDHDKFRLKVKKTKKGNVPDWYTEGGVMDYLLTRKIYDVLLSNYDKEILKDFDEFSRDIVKKLENKAMKSGFKKGTMPVEFSLTESKVFIYTFAGHKVNALISSIFKIYHDIYFIRDTPYYTSFKFKKSLKMSDIEHIAINIKDILGEKELEKFMLDKTEKFVKNKFIKYLPEKDQAELKMQILFNKEDTIHLFENNSLKLISSSDFNKW; via the coding sequence TTGGATTCCAGGCTACAGAGATTTATAGTCAATCGCCTGAAATGGAAGGATTTAACTCCTATCCAAAAAGCCACTATACCTCACTTTAGAGAACAAAAAGACATTCTGGTTATTGCTCCAACTGCTTCAGGCAAAACTGAATCTGTTTTCATCCCTATTTTTGATGATATTCTCAAAAATAGCCTAAAACCTATGAGCGTGCTTTATGTATCTCCCCTTAAAGCTCTTATTAATGATATGCATCAAAGAATTGAATTTTGGTCAGATCAATTTGATCTTAGCGTGATGAAATGGCATGGTGACGTTCCTTCATCAAATAAGGCATCGTTCATTAAAAAACCTGCAGATATCCTTTTAATAACTCCTGAATCATTAGAAGTTATTTTAATGAATAAATCAAATGACACAAAAAATGCTATTTTTAAAAATTTAAAGTATGTAATAGTAGATGAAATCCACTATTTTGCAGATTCAGATAGAGGAATACAGCTTAATTCCATTGTAAACAGTAGAATTAAAGAATATTCTAATAATAATATTTCTAAGATCGGATTATCAGCCACAGTTGGCAATCCAGAAACCGTTTTAAATTGGTTGACATTCAACGAAAATGCAGAAATTGTAACCGATAAAAGTGAAAGGAAATTTCAATATAAAGTGATTTATGGGGATGATCCTAAAATATATCAAGTAATAAGCAAGTATTTAGATAAAAAGATATTATTTTTCGTGCATTCCCGCAAAGAAGCTGAAAAATACCATAATTTATTTAAAAAACATTTGAAAATCAAAAATATTTTCATTCATCACTCTTCAATTCATAAGGATTCAAGGGAAGAGAGTGAAGAAAAATTTAAACAATTTAAAAATGGTTTAATGATAAGTACCAGTACTTTAGAGCTTGGAATTGATATAGGAAATATAGATATTGTTTTGCAGAAAAATCCGCCTTCAAATGTTAGTTCTTTTCTACAAAAGGTTGGAAGAAGCGGTAGAAGATCCAAAGTCCAAAGGACAATAATTCTTTGTGACGATGAGAAGGAAGTCATTAAATCCCTTGCTGAAATCTCTTTAGCTGGAGAAAAAAAGTTAGAGAATATTAAAATTCCCGAAAAGCCAAAGGACATCTATTTTCATCAAATATTAAGTACAATTTTTGAATATGGGAGAATAAAGAAAAAAAATCTCTTTTTTATTCTTAAAAATTCCTATGTATTTTCTAATATCCAAAAAGAGGAATATAAGGATTTTATAAAAGATTTGGTTGAAAAAGAGTTTATAGAGGAAAAGGGTCCTTATCTTAGCCTTGGTTATAATTTTGAAAAAGAATTTGGAAAACGAAATTTTTTAGAGTTTTACAGTGTATTTTGGCCCAGCTATGAATTTACAGTTCAAGAAGGGCTTAGAACCATTGGCAGCCTGGATTCTTTCTTTGTTGTTAATTTCTTGAAAGAAGGCTCTAATTTTGTTTTATGTGGAGAAGTCTGGGCAGTGGATAAAATTGATCATGATAAATTCAGACTGAAAGTTAAAAAAACAAAAAAAGGAAATGTCCCGGACTGGTATACTGAAGGAGGAGTCATGGATTATTTATTAACCAGAAAAATCTATGATGTTTTGCTTTCAAATTATGATAAAGAGATTTTAAAAGATTTTGATGAGTTCAGTCGGGATATAGTTAAAAAACTTGAAAATAAAGCCATGAAATCAGGTTTTAAAAAAGGTACTATGCCTGTTGAATTTTCTCTAACCGAGAGCAAAGTTTTTATCTATACTTTTGCAGGCCATAAAGTTAATGCTTTAATATCCTCAATTTTCAAGATTTATCATGATATATACTTTATTCGAGATACTCCCTATTATACTTCCTTTAAATTCAAAAAAAGCTTAAAAATGAGTGATATTGAACATATAGCTATTAATATTAAAGATATTTTAGGTGAAAAAGAATTAGAAAAATTTATGCTTGATAAAACAGAAAAATTTGTGAAAAACAAATTTATTAAATATTTACCTGAAAAAGATCAAGCAGAGTTAAAAATGCAGATTTTGTTTAATAAAGAAGATACTATCCATCTTTTCGAGAATAATTCTTTAAAATTGATTAGTTCCTCTGATTTTAATAAATGGTAG